The Paenibacillus macerans genome includes a window with the following:
- a CDS encoding phage portal protein: protein MGLGAWWRHAVGEISKLRSRVSAMVGLGFSSYKLDSRRVDYALARSLYDNDAEQYKLGAGFCRPIINVKAGFMGVPSFHSEDGEAKEVVNKFFSEQTSKMNRTHKKALLEGDCFVWIRRETTDAALYPETGSRLVYTIIPNEEVNSINRNPMTGQIEEYVLVSNMEWTDENGNRRNTKVTQWISAERRRIRLEGDTIPGFPSEHEEPNLLGFIPIEHFANEKDETRLFGQSELEAIEPFLKAYHDVMLHALQGSKMHSTPRLKFNLKDVAAFLRNNFGIEDPAKYAQEGGTISLDGKEFLIMTEGEDAGFIEVRSSTGDAASLLKLIYYCIVAVSETPEFVLGVHTPSSLSSVQEQMPVFVRNISRKRADFASNWQRLARVVLAMTKADTGQEFETFATSLEWEEIDPRDEKELADTINALTQGLNTAIQGRFLSADSAAEFLRAYIPTMQEYDSDDPKADTERQRIIKNLVERERLADGALGLGEINAIKKELKKGGAA, encoded by the coding sequence ATGGGGTTAGGCGCATGGTGGCGGCACGCTGTTGGCGAAATCTCCAAGCTGCGCAGCCGGGTTAGCGCAATGGTTGGCCTGGGTTTCTCCAGCTACAAGCTGGATAGTCGCCGGGTCGATTACGCCCTAGCTCGCAGCCTTTACGACAATGATGCCGAGCAGTACAAACTTGGTGCGGGTTTTTGTAGGCCGATCATCAACGTCAAGGCTGGTTTTATGGGGGTCCCCTCTTTCCACTCGGAAGATGGGGAGGCGAAAGAGGTTGTGAACAAATTTTTCTCCGAGCAAACCTCTAAAATGAACCGGACGCACAAAAAGGCGCTGCTTGAAGGTGACTGTTTTGTCTGGATCAGGCGTGAAACGACGGATGCAGCTCTGTATCCCGAAACCGGGTCGCGTCTTGTATATACGATCATTCCGAACGAGGAAGTGAATTCGATTAACCGTAACCCGATGACGGGCCAGATCGAGGAATACGTCCTGGTGTCCAACATGGAATGGACAGACGAAAACGGGAACCGCAGGAACACAAAGGTCACGCAATGGATCAGCGCCGAACGGCGGAGGATTCGCCTGGAAGGCGATACGATCCCTGGCTTTCCTTCAGAACACGAAGAGCCAAATTTACTCGGCTTCATCCCAATCGAACACTTTGCCAATGAAAAGGACGAAACGCGCCTGTTTGGGCAAAGTGAGCTGGAAGCCATCGAGCCATTTTTAAAGGCGTATCACGATGTTATGCTGCATGCGCTGCAAGGAAGCAAGATGCATTCCACGCCGCGCTTGAAATTCAACCTCAAGGACGTGGCCGCGTTCCTTCGAAATAACTTTGGGATCGAAGACCCGGCCAAGTACGCCCAGGAGGGAGGCACCATCTCCCTGGATGGTAAAGAATTTTTGATTATGACCGAGGGCGAGGACGCGGGCTTCATCGAAGTTCGCAGCTCCACCGGCGATGCGGCAAGCCTGCTGAAGCTGATTTATTATTGCATCGTGGCTGTGTCGGAGACACCGGAATTCGTCCTGGGCGTACACACGCCCAGCAGCTTGTCCAGCGTCCAGGAGCAAATGCCGGTATTCGTCCGCAATATCAGCCGCAAGCGAGCTGACTTTGCGAGCAACTGGCAGCGGCTTGCCCGCGTGGTGCTAGCGATGACCAAAGCAGACACCGGCCAGGAATTCGAAACGTTCGCCACGTCGCTTGAATGGGAAGAGATTGACCCACGCGACGAGAAGGAGCTGGCCGACACGATCAACGCCCTGACGCAAGGGCTGAACACGGCCATTCAAGGCCGGTTCTTGAGCGCCGATTCTGCCGCCGAATTCCTGCGGGCCTACATCCCGACCATGCAGGAGTATGATTCCGACGATCCCAAAGCGGATACCGAGCGTCAGCGGATCATCAAGAACCTTGTGGAACGTGAACGCCTGGCCGACGGTGCGCTGGGACTCGGCGAAATCAATGCGATCAAAAAGGAGCTTAAGAAAGGCGGTGCCGCATGA
- the terL gene encoding phage terminase large subunit — translation MSILKDFAKKTDNAALQETKAIRQLLEVYLYRDESPERLELRKQFRDGKPLTGKQGLRRKLGALDLEYFGKAYFGHYFNRETPEFHRELDELWTKGVLKGVVPIDSEAAKKVNQQPGSKQAIAAPRGHAKSTNVTFKDAAHATLYEYKRYVLILSDSSDQAEGFLELIRDEFEENAAIREDFGDLKGKVWRNDVILTSTGIKIEAIGSGKKVRGRKHKNWRPDLILLDDIENDENVLTPQQRKKLSNWFFKAVSKSGDTYTDVFYIGTILHYDSLLANILRNPGYKTRKYKAVLSFSPRKDLWDAWELILTDLDNESREQDALAYFQDHREDMLAGTQVLWEAKLSYYDLMVMKVVEGEASFNSEEQNEPINPEDCLFNEEWLDFYNPLALDFTVGFEFFGFVDPSLGKTKKSDFSTILTLAKHTRTGYMYVLDADIERRHPDAIITDVMEKERWLRMSFGRGYTKLGCETNQFQWFLKEKIAEKSAELGLYLPIEEVNQNTDKTMRIQTLQPDVKNKYIKFDARHKRLLEQLKQFPMGAHDDGPDALEACRTIAKSTGVLDNKLLGVFRRLRIWG, via the coding sequence ATGAGTATTCTAAAGGATTTTGCCAAAAAAACGGATAACGCCGCCCTCCAGGAGACGAAAGCCATTCGGCAGCTCTTGGAGGTGTATTTATATCGGGACGAGTCGCCCGAGCGCCTGGAACTGCGCAAGCAGTTCCGGGACGGCAAGCCGCTGACCGGGAAGCAGGGTTTGCGCCGGAAGCTCGGAGCGCTCGACCTGGAGTATTTCGGCAAGGCGTATTTTGGTCACTACTTTAACCGGGAAACGCCGGAGTTTCACCGCGAGTTAGACGAGCTATGGACGAAAGGCGTCCTGAAGGGCGTTGTCCCTATTGACAGCGAAGCGGCCAAGAAGGTCAACCAGCAACCGGGCAGCAAACAAGCCATCGCCGCCCCGCGTGGTCACGCCAAGTCAACGAACGTCACATTCAAAGACGCTGCCCATGCAACGCTCTATGAATACAAGCGGTATGTGCTGATCCTCTCCGACAGCTCCGATCAGGCCGAGGGATTCTTGGAACTGATCCGCGATGAATTCGAGGAAAACGCCGCGATCCGGGAGGACTTCGGCGACCTCAAGGGCAAAGTTTGGCGGAACGATGTCATCCTGACCAGCACCGGAATCAAGATCGAAGCCATCGGCAGCGGCAAAAAAGTCCGGGGCCGGAAGCATAAGAATTGGCGTCCTGACTTAATTCTGCTCGACGACATTGAGAACGACGAAAACGTCCTGACGCCACAGCAACGGAAAAAGCTGTCAAACTGGTTTTTCAAGGCGGTTAGCAAGTCCGGGGATACATATACGGACGTGTTTTATATCGGCACTATCTTGCACTATGACAGCTTGCTGGCGAACATCCTGCGCAATCCAGGCTATAAGACGCGAAAATATAAGGCTGTCCTCTCCTTCTCGCCTCGCAAAGACTTGTGGGACGCGTGGGAATTGATCCTGACCGACCTGGATAACGAAAGCCGGGAGCAAGACGCTCTTGCCTACTTCCAGGATCACCGGGAGGATATGCTGGCTGGAACACAAGTCCTTTGGGAAGCGAAGCTCTCCTATTACGACCTCATGGTGATGAAGGTCGTCGAGGGCGAAGCGTCGTTCAACTCCGAGGAACAGAACGAACCGATCAACCCGGAGGATTGCCTGTTCAACGAAGAATGGCTCGACTTTTACAACCCGCTGGCCCTGGACTTTACGGTCGGCTTCGAGTTTTTCGGGTTTGTCGATCCGTCCCTGGGCAAGACCAAAAAAAGCGACTTCTCGACGATCCTGACGCTTGCCAAACATACACGGACCGGCTACATGTACGTGCTGGACGCCGACATCGAACGGCGGCACCCCGACGCTATCATAACCGATGTCATGGAAAAGGAGCGCTGGCTGCGCATGAGTTTCGGGCGCGGCTACACCAAGCTGGGTTGTGAGACGAACCAGTTCCAATGGTTTTTGAAAGAGAAGATCGCGGAGAAGTCCGCCGAGCTGGGGCTGTATCTCCCTATCGAGGAAGTGAATCAGAACACCGATAAAACGATGCGCATTCAAACACTCCAGCCGGATGTGAAGAACAAGTACATCAAATTTGATGCACGTCATAAGCGGCTGCTGGAGCAGCTTAAACAATTCCCGATGGGCGCACACGACGACGGGCCGGACGCTTTGGAAGCTTGCCGGACGATTGCGAAAAGCACGGGCGTCCTGGATAACAAGCTGCTTGGCGTGTTTAGGAGGTTGAGAATATGGGGTTAG
- the loaP gene encoding antiterminator LoaP — MNWYVLHVLTGEELNVQKRLARTAPHIRTLVPRRKLMERRQGSMKEVSRLLFPGYVFAYTLLDNESYYKMIGPDGVIEVLGRPDPAAVPFKEMAHVLKWCEDSQLIGVSKVHDGDRITVIDGPLKSMEGQIVRVDRRKGRARVRLTLFGEPKEIDFGIEMIEQAPE; from the coding sequence ATGAACTGGTACGTCCTCCACGTCCTGACCGGCGAAGAGCTGAACGTCCAGAAGAGGCTCGCCCGTACCGCGCCGCATATCCGAACGCTGGTCCCTCGGCGGAAGCTGATGGAACGACGACAAGGCAGTATGAAGGAAGTGTCTCGTCTTTTGTTTCCGGGGTACGTGTTCGCTTACACATTGCTAGACAATGAAAGCTATTACAAAATGATCGGCCCGGACGGCGTGATCGAAGTCCTGGGCAGACCGGACCCCGCCGCTGTGCCGTTCAAGGAAATGGCCCACGTCCTCAAATGGTGCGAGGATAGCCAGCTGATCGGGGTGTCCAAGGTACACGACGGCGACCGGATCACTGTCATCGACGGACCGCTGAAGAGTATGGAAGGACAGATCGTGCGTGTGGATCGGCGCAAGGGCCGGGCGCGGGTGCGGCTGACGTTGTTCGGGGAACCGAAGGAAATTGATTTTGGTATCGAAATGATTGAACAGGCACCGGAATGA
- a CDS encoding phage protein Gp27 family protein, translating to MGDQHKKRRVRSKVDELPIHLKDQVDAMLLDTKYTYYEIAEFLYDQGFEVSKSSVGRYALRVGRATQRLQEAQEQTKALIELIKKNPDADYTEGGLQIMAGELTKKFAQAQEEWDDMPLDKAARVMVALSRTKIYKDKIKADLAEKTKIALDEFKKEVYAELEGVEPELCERLIQVANRVAERLEADEE from the coding sequence ATGGGCGACCAACATAAAAAGCGGCGTGTGCGCTCTAAGGTGGACGAATTACCGATCCATTTAAAGGACCAGGTGGACGCCATGCTGCTGGACACCAAATACACGTATTACGAAATCGCTGAATTCCTGTATGATCAGGGCTTTGAAGTCTCGAAAAGCTCTGTCGGTCGCTATGCCCTCCGTGTGGGCCGGGCGACCCAGCGGCTTCAGGAAGCCCAGGAACAGACCAAGGCGCTGATCGAGCTGATCAAGAAAAACCCGGACGCGGATTACACCGAGGGCGGCTTGCAGATCATGGCCGGAGAGTTGACGAAGAAATTCGCCCAGGCCCAAGAAGAATGGGACGACATGCCACTGGACAAAGCGGCCCGCGTCATGGTTGCCCTGTCTCGCACTAAAATATACAAGGACAAGATCAAGGCCGACTTGGCCGAGAAAACGAAAATAGCGCTGGATGAATTTAAGAAAGAGGTTTACGCAGAGCTGGAGGGCGTCGAGCCAGAGCTGTGCGAACGATTGATCCAGGTTGCCAATCGGGTGGCCGAACGTTTGGAGGCGGATGAAGAATGA
- a CDS encoding ATP synthase subunit D, translated as MEFNWLLQLATTLGIGVIGYFLKTSMTEIKGQIKENAQRVDNLEKELDDLRSDLPFIYTTREDFIRTMNNVDKKLDKIHDSMIGGGRNG; from the coding sequence GTGGAGTTCAATTGGTTGTTGCAATTGGCTACGACACTAGGGATCGGCGTCATAGGTTATTTTTTGAAAACGTCGATGACCGAGATCAAAGGGCAAATCAAAGAAAATGCCCAGCGCGTGGATAACCTTGAAAAAGAGCTGGACGACCTCCGCTCTGATCTTCCCTTTATCTATACAACTAGGGAAGATTTCATCAGGACCATGAACAACGTGGACAAAAAGCTCGACAAAATACACGACAGCATGATCGGAGGTGGCCGCAATGGATGA
- a CDS encoding Mor transcription activator family protein, with amino-acid sequence MEDWVKELTPDLIPERYRPIADLIGLENLIKLANYSKGDILYIPSSDFFLRPIRDRRIREEYKVSNSHHLAKKYNLSEKRVREICEGLTPEPERDENQLDLFELL; translated from the coding sequence TTGGAGGATTGGGTTAAAGAGCTTACGCCGGACTTGATCCCAGAACGATACCGGCCTATTGCCGATTTAATTGGCCTCGAAAACCTCATTAAGCTAGCGAATTATTCCAAGGGGGACATCCTCTATATTCCATCATCCGACTTCTTTCTAAGACCGATTCGGGATCGGCGGATCAGAGAGGAATATAAGGTCAGCAACTCCCATCATCTCGCCAAAAAGTATAATTTGAGCGAGAAACGTGTTCGGGAAATTTGCGAAGGGTTAACCCCCGAGCCGGAAAGAGATGAAAATCAGTTAGACCTTTTTGAATTACTGTAA
- a CDS encoding glycoside hydrolase family 73 protein gives MAKLTRAEFIRKLAPFAIADMHISGVPASLTIAQGILESADGNSSLTVQANNLFGIKGKGTAGSVTMPTKEFSGGKWITVNAPFRKYNNWGESVADHSALIVNGVSWDRNKYRKVLGADGRTAACEIAEAGYATDPTYADKLIRLMNDWNLYQYDIKEEDQPMTATEKKAFTELQATVKKQAERIEELEKQRDIPAPEWAKEAAKYYADHMDTKTGSMDFWRTLVIQYRKEKGITV, from the coding sequence GTGGCAAAATTAACGCGAGCTGAATTTATACGTAAACTTGCACCTTTCGCTATTGCGGATATGCATATCAGTGGGGTTCCCGCCTCCCTGACCATTGCCCAAGGGATACTCGAATCCGCCGATGGCAATAGCAGCTTGACTGTCCAAGCGAATAACCTGTTCGGTATCAAGGGTAAAGGAACGGCAGGTAGCGTCACCATGCCGACGAAGGAATTTTCCGGTGGAAAGTGGATTACTGTCAACGCCCCATTTCGTAAATACAACAATTGGGGCGAATCGGTCGCCGACCACTCGGCCCTGATCGTGAACGGCGTGAGCTGGGACAGGAACAAATATCGGAAGGTATTGGGCGCCGATGGACGGACGGCGGCGTGTGAGATCGCCGAAGCCGGTTACGCCACTGATCCGACTTATGCCGATAAGCTGATCCGTCTCATGAACGACTGGAATTTATATCAATACGATATTAAGGAGGAAGATCAACCCATGACAGCAACTGAAAAGAAAGCATTTACGGAACTGCAAGCCACTGTCAAAAAGCAAGCCGAACGCATCGAGGAACTGGAGAAACAACGAGATATTCCCGCCCCGGAATGGGCTAAAGAGGCAGCGAAATATTACGCTGACCACATGGACACCAAGACCGGTAGCATGGATTTTTGGCGCACGTTAGTGATCCAATACCGCAAGGAAAAAGGGATCACCGTTTGA
- a CDS encoding ATP-binding protein: MEAIGQYLPDLLQRIEALRAQGATQTPKKPSVEDSPVFDCPKCRDEGIVFNAERNVWYQCECMERKKLQRLMKSTNMSEDALYKTFDNFVLDGADPRVLNAYELAREYSDGLVARIKKGQGLKGVPWFGLLGTSGSGKTHLVTAMVAPLIELGVHPLFFNWVQSFTEWFAYYSKEDEAYMVEDIRQKIYNCDLLVVDDVCKESQKDNWIREFYGIVDYRYRKQLPIVYTSEYFHELIGFLSEATAGRLFEKTKSPKGKKYLGKMLLAEGEDPLALNYRFKELLS; encoded by the coding sequence ATGGAAGCAATCGGCCAATACCTCCCCGACCTGCTGCAAAGAATCGAGGCGCTGCGAGCCCAGGGCGCGACGCAGACGCCCAAGAAGCCTTCCGTCGAAGACTCTCCGGTCTTTGATTGCCCGAAGTGCCGGGACGAAGGGATCGTCTTCAACGCCGAACGAAACGTCTGGTATCAGTGCGAATGCATGGAACGCAAGAAGCTGCAACGGCTCATGAAGTCAACGAATATGAGTGAGGACGCGCTGTACAAGACATTTGACAACTTTGTCCTGGACGGCGCGGACCCCCGCGTCTTGAATGCCTACGAGTTGGCCCGCGAATATTCGGACGGCCTAGTCGCCCGGATCAAGAAGGGACAGGGCTTGAAAGGTGTCCCTTGGTTTGGGCTGCTGGGAACCTCCGGTAGCGGGAAAACGCACCTGGTAACGGCGATGGTCGCCCCGCTTATTGAACTGGGCGTTCATCCCCTCTTTTTCAATTGGGTGCAAAGCTTCACGGAATGGTTCGCTTATTACAGCAAAGAGGACGAGGCATACATGGTGGAGGACATCCGCCAGAAAATATACAACTGCGATTTGCTCGTCGTGGACGACGTTTGCAAGGAGAGCCAAAAGGACAATTGGATCAGGGAATTTTATGGCATTGTTGATTACCGTTATCGCAAGCAGCTTCCCATCGTGTACACCAGCGAATACTTCCATGAATTGATTGGCTTCCTTTCTGAAGCGACGGCAGGCCGGTTGTTCGAGAAGACGAAAAGCCCGAAGGGCAAGAAGTATCTGGGCAAAATGCTGCTAGCCGAAGGCGAAGACCCGCTGGCGCTGAATTATCGTTTCAAGGAGCTGCTGTCATGA
- a CDS encoding regulatory protein GemA, with amino-acid sequence MSRAGLEKRTPEQNRKIWALAGELGFDEGLLRDVVERLTGQRSTSALTVVQANRLIDELNRIAGKPQPPTTSTRRPGMATPEQLHKIRTLERDLGWADNPKRLQAFMKKYCGVARLEWLQFGQATTLIESLKGVLRTEQNRHHG; translated from the coding sequence ATGAGCCGGGCGGGCTTGGAGAAGCGGACTCCCGAGCAAAACCGCAAAATATGGGCGCTGGCGGGCGAGTTGGGTTTTGATGAAGGGTTGCTACGCGATGTGGTGGAGCGCCTGACAGGCCAGCGCAGCACGTCTGCCCTGACCGTTGTCCAGGCTAACCGGCTGATCGACGAGCTAAACCGGATCGCCGGAAAGCCGCAGCCACCAACCACTTCCACCCGTCGTCCTGGTATGGCGACACCGGAGCAGCTCCACAAAATTCGAACCCTGGAGCGTGATTTAGGCTGGGCGGACAATCCGAAACGCCTTCAGGCATTCATGAAAAAGTACTGCGGCGTCGCCCGCCTGGAATGGCTGCAATTCGGCCAGGCGACGACGCTGATCGAATCCTTGAAAGGCGTTCTGCGCACGGAGCAGAACCGTCATCATGGATAA
- a CDS encoding AbrB/MazE/SpoVT family DNA-binding domain-containing protein, protein MKEFNKKISKGGSVTLPAALRREYGLAGGERFKIIVDSEDGSILLQRTEGSCLFCQSDKELVVYYGRFVCATCAENMVAQVFDARLAGALQGGAAE, encoded by the coding sequence ATGAAAGAATTCAACAAGAAAATCAGCAAAGGCGGCTCCGTCACCCTTCCGGCGGCACTCCGCAGGGAGTACGGCCTGGCAGGCGGCGAGCGGTTCAAGATCATCGTCGATAGCGAGGACGGCTCGATCCTGCTGCAACGCACGGAAGGAAGTTGCCTCTTCTGCCAATCCGACAAGGAACTGGTCGTCTATTACGGTCGCTTCGTCTGTGCGACATGCGCGGAAAACATGGTCGCCCAAGTCTTCGATGCCCGGCTGGCTGGGGCGCTGCAAGGAGGCGCGGCGGAATGA
- a CDS encoding AAA family ATPase translates to MAMEATKLYTIKTDLVVRMNEYMSQTQNTITELAKAMGVSRPALSRFLSGKYDAENTKLEPAVAKFLNEHSQVTARSAIPMVAPRFFAGHDARDILGLCTECQEYSKLGVVTGKTGFGKSHVLKHYAKMQRVAYIECDDSMGCKDLIDSIEAALGIPPTPGSIYRKKQGIIQFFEVNKGYLLIVDEADKLINKYTQKKMEILRSIYGDARVGLVIAGEPKLESLIKGYLERFANRVDARTALVGLTEKEVRDYLEGFPFEADALEEMVVRGTNSKTGCFRLLARTLDNVLRVHREDGGGTISLDTIIKASSMMML, encoded by the coding sequence ATGGCAATGGAAGCCACGAAGCTGTACACGATCAAGACGGACCTTGTTGTCCGCATGAATGAATACATGAGCCAGACCCAAAACACCATCACGGAATTGGCAAAGGCTATGGGCGTATCCAGACCGGCCCTATCCCGCTTTTTATCGGGTAAGTACGATGCCGAAAACACAAAGCTGGAACCGGCGGTTGCCAAGTTTTTGAACGAACATAGTCAGGTAACTGCAAGGTCTGCAATTCCGATGGTCGCCCCTAGGTTTTTTGCTGGTCACGATGCCCGCGATATCCTCGGTTTATGCACCGAATGCCAGGAGTACAGCAAGCTTGGCGTCGTTACGGGTAAAACCGGCTTCGGCAAAAGCCACGTGCTCAAGCATTACGCAAAAATGCAACGTGTCGCTTACATCGAATGCGACGATTCCATGGGTTGCAAGGACCTGATCGATTCCATCGAAGCCGCTCTCGGCATCCCGCCCACCCCCGGCAGCATTTACCGCAAGAAACAGGGAATCATTCAATTTTTTGAAGTCAATAAGGGGTATCTGCTGATTGTGGATGAGGCCGACAAGTTGATCAATAAGTACACGCAGAAAAAAATGGAAATTCTCCGCTCCATTTACGGCGACGCCCGCGTCGGCCTGGTTATCGCCGGGGAGCCAAAGCTGGAGTCGCTGATTAAAGGCTATCTGGAGCGCTTCGCGAACCGGGTGGATGCCCGGACGGCGCTTGTCGGCCTCACAGAAAAAGAAGTCCGCGACTACCTGGAGGGCTTCCCGTTCGAAGCGGACGCCCTGGAAGAAATGGTCGTTCGCGGCACCAACAGCAAAACCGGCTGCTTCCGGCTGCTCGCCCGAACACTCGACAACGTGCTGCGTGTCCATCGAGAGGACGGCGGAGGCACCATTTCGCTGGACACGATTATTAAAGCCAGCAGCATGATGATGCTGTGA